Below is a window of Streptomyces qaidamensis DNA.
CCAAGGTGGCCATGGCGAAGGCGATGGTCCGCCGCGCCATGGCGGACAGGGTCCCGTTTCGGTGGGTGACCGCGGATGCCGCCTACGGGTTCAGCAAAGGCTGGCGGTCGGAGCTGGAGCGGGCGGACGTCTTCCACGTCATGGCCACCACCCGCCACGACACCGTGGTCACCCGCTGGGCGATCGACCATCCCGTCCATGACTTGTTCAACGGTCTTGCCCGGCAGAAATGGAAGCGCCGTTCCTGCGGCACCGGGGCTCACGGCCCGCGGATCTACGACTGGGCACGCGTCGAGGTCCGGCCCTGGCACCGACCCGACCGCCGCCACTGGGTCCTCGCCCGCCGCAGCGTGAGCCGACCCGGGGAGATCTCTTACTACATCGCCTACTGCCCGGTTGAGGCAACGCTTGACGACCTGATCCGCATCGCGGGCAGCAGGTGGGCCATCGAGGAGTGCTTTCAGAGCGCGAAACAGGAATGCGGCCTGGACGACTACCAGGTCCGCCGCTATCCCGGCTGGCACCGGCACATGACCCTGGCCATGGCTGCCCACGCCTGCCTGACCGTCCTGCGAGCCCGCGAGCTGGACGCCGGGAAAGCAGAAACGGATCCTCCCAGCTCATCCACCTCAGCCTCGCCGAGATACGACGGCTGATCACCCGCCTCACCGACCGCCGACCCACACCCGTCGAGCACATCCTGCACTGGTCGACCTGGCGCCGACGACGACAGCACCAGGCCCGCACCAGCCACTACAAACGACGCGGACACAGCCCCTGAACTGGCCATCAGTCACGGCAAGCACCGTTGCAGTACTAGCCCGACTCCCCGCGGCAGCAACGGAAATCCCTTACTGCGAAGTCAGTGCCCCCTGTTAACCTCCAGCAGCCCGTGTGACCGGCGGGCCGAGGGAAGTTCACAGGGGAGGGACAGTTGGACGCACTGAAGAGATCCGGCGGACACAGACTGCTGGCGGTGGGGTGTGCGGTGGCGGCCGTGATGACGACCGGCACCGGCGTGGCACAGGCCGCGGACAACCTGCCGCCGAAGCAGCCGCTCGTCCAGGACATGAAGACGGGGCACAAGGCGTGCGCGACGGGGGACGACAAGGCATACGTCTCCGAGCCGCCCGTCCTGAGCGCGGTCCTGCACGACCCGGCGGAGGACAACCACCCCTCCGAGGCCAACTTGGTCAAGGGCGAGTTCGAGGCGTGGTGGACGGACGCCGACGGGGTGGAACAGCGCCTCACGCGCACGACGCTCGAAGGACACTCCGGCGATCCGCAGCGGTGGCACATGCGGGAAGGCTCCGTCCCGCCGAACACCGTCATCTCCTGGCGCGTCCGCGCGAACGACGGCAAGGCGACCTCCCCCTGGAGCTCCGAGGGTGACGGCTCCGTCTGCGAGTTCGTCTACGACGACGAGAACCCGGAGAAGGCGACGATCTCCTCGCCCGAGTACCCGGAGAACGTGTTCTGGGTGGACGGAGTGGGCGTCTACGGCCACTTCACCATGGACTCGCCCTCCGACGACGTCGTGTCCTACACCTACGGCTTCATCGGCGGCCCCTACGGAACCGTCCGCCCCGAGCGCCCCGGCGGGCCGGTGACCATCCCCTTCCTCCCCCTCGACTCGGGCCCCGAGAGCCTGACCGTCCGGGCCATCGACCGTGCCGGACGCAGCAGCGGCCAGTCGTCGTACGACTTCATGGTGAAGTCGGGCCGCGCGCCCGTGGCCCACTGGCCCCTGGCCGACGCGAAGGGAGCCACCTCCGCCGACGCCGAGGCGGGCACCGACGCGGCCGCCGGCTCCGGCGTCACCTTCGGCGCCCCCGCCCCCGCGCGCACGAAGCTCACCGCGTCGGCGGCCCTGGACGGCAGCAGTCACGGCTACCTCACCACGGACGCCCCGGCCGTCGCCGACCCCCGCAAGAGCTTCGCGGTCAGCGCCTGGGCACGCCCGGCCGAGACCGACCGGAACATGACCGTCGCCGGCCAGGACGCGGGGCAGGCGGCCGCGTTCGCCCTCGGTCTGAGCGCCCGGGGCGAGACTCCGGACTGGTCGTTCACGGTCGGCGGCGCAACCGTGTCGGGCGGTGCTCCGGAGACCGGCGAATGGGCCCACCTGCTGGGCGTGTACGACGCCGAGACGGGCAAGGCGCAGCTGTACGTCAACGGCCATGAGGTCGGCACCGGGGCCGGGGCCACGCCCACCGCCACCGCCGGCGCCTTCCAGATCGGCCGGGTCCGCGACGGAAACGGCTACCACGACCGCTGGCACGGCGAGCTGGGCGGCGTCAGGGTCCACGACCGGGTGGTCGTGCCCGACGAGGTGTCGGAACTGGCCTACCGCAAGCCGTCGTTGCTCGGCCACTGGTCGCTGGAGACGGCCCGGGACGGTGCCAGCCCCGAGCTGAACGGCGGCGCGCCCCTGAAGCTGGGATCCGGTGCGACGCTCTACCGCGTCCCGGACGACTCGTGTGAGCCGTGGCTGGACCCGGACTGTGTGCCGGTGCCGACGCCGCTCGTCGGAGACGGCCACCTGGCGCTCGACGGCAAGACCGGTCACGCGATCGCCGAGGGACCCGTGGTCGACACCTCCGACAGCTTCACCATCGGGGTGGTCGTACGCCTGGCGGACGCGGAGCCCGAGGGCCCCATGACGGTGCTGTCACTGCCCGGTGAGCGCACCGACGCCTTCAAGGTGCGATACCAGCCCGAGCAGCACGCCTGGCAGCTGGTGATGCCGCACAGGGACGAGCATGGTGCGCCCGAGACCGTGGTGGCCCAGCTGGAGATGGCGGACGGCGGCGAAGGCCTCGGCCACCGCCTCGCCGTCGTGTACGACGACGCCACCGACAAGGTCAGGCTCTACCTCGACGGCAGGGCCGGAGCCGACGCGACCGCGGACCTCTCCGACGGCTGGCGCGGATCCGGCCCGCTCCAGATCGGCCGGGCCCGGATGGGCGACGGGTGGGGTGAGTACCTGCACGGCGATGTCGACGAGGTGCACGCCTTCGCCGGCGCTCTGACCGACGACGACATCCCGTTCCTGGGCTCGGGCGTGGAGCCGTGCTTCTGCTAGCCGGGCGGCCCGGCTCCTAGTACTGCAACGGTGCTTGCCGTGACTGATGGCCAGTTCAGGGGCTGTGTCCGCGTCGTTTGTAGTGGCTGGTGCGGGCCTGGTGCTGTCGTCGTCGGCGCCAGGTCGACCAGTGCAGGATGTGCTCGACGGGTGTGGGTCGGCGGTCGGTGAGGCGGGTGATCAGCCGTCGTATCTCGGCGAGGCTGAGGTGGATGAGCTGGGAGGATCCGTTTCTGCTTTCCCGGCGTCCAGCTCGCGGGCTCGCAGGACGGTCAGGCAGGCGTGGGCAGCCATGGCCAGGGTCATGTGCCGGTGCCAGCCGGGATAGCGGCGGACCTGGTAGTCGTCCAGGCCGCATTCCTGTTTCGCGCTCTGAAAGCACTCCTCGATGGCCCACCTGCTGCCCGCGATGCGGATCAGGTCGTCAAGCGTTGCCTCAACCGGGCAGTAGGCGATGTAGTAAGAGATCTCCCCGGGTCGGCTCACGCTGCGGCGGGCGAGGACCCAGTGGCGGCGGTCGGGTCGGTGCCAGGGCCGGACCTCGACGCGTGCCCAGTCGTAGATCCGCGGGCCGTGAGCCCCGGTGCCGCAGGAACGGCGCTTCCATTTCTGCCGGGCAAGACCGTTGAACAAGTCATGGACGGGATGGTCGATCGCCCAGCGGGTGACCACGGTGTCGTGGCGGGTGGTGGCCATGACGTGGAAGACGTCCGCCCGCTCCAGCTCCGACCGCCAGCCTTTGCTGAACCCGTAGGCGGCATCCGCGGTCACCCACCGAAACGGGACCCTGTCCGCCATGGCGCGGCGGACCATCGCCTTCGCCATGGCCACCTTGGTCTCAAAGGCGACCTCGTCGTCGACGCCGGCCCGGCGGCACCTTTCACGGTCGTCGGTCCAGGATGCGGGCAGATACAGACGCCGGTCGATCAGAGTCCGCCCGCGGCTCGTGGCATACGCGAGGAAGACGCCGACCTGGCAGTTCTCCGTCCGCCCGGCGGTGCCGGAGTACTGCCGCTGCACCCCGGCCGACCGCGTCCCCTTCTTCAAGAAGCCCGTGTCGTCCACGACCAGGACGGCGTCCTGGTCGCCGAGGTTGTCGACCACGTACTGACGCACGTCGTCGAGCACCTCATCCGCGTCCCACTCGATCCGGTTCAGCATCCTGTGGATACGATCCGGGCCTTCGTGGCCGGCTTCCTCCGCCAGCGTCCAGCCGTTCTTCCGCTGCAGCGGAGCGATCAGGCCCCGCATATAAGCCAGTGCCGACTCCCGCGGCTCCGACCTGCTGAAACGGTGCACGAACCGCTCATGCACAGCGTCCAGTTCACCCGCCCACAACCTGACATCAGCAAGGTCCCCACCCATGAACACACCAACGACCAACCTGGCCATCAGTCACGGCAAGCACCGTTGCAGTACTAGGCCTCGGTGTGCGCGGGCGGCAAGGTCGCGCACACCGCGTCCAGGACGGTCGCGTACGGGGTACCGAAGTCGGTGAGCCTGGACCTGAGCCGGTCCAGGCCGTCGCGGTGCTCCGTCAGCAGCCCGTCGCTGCCGGTGCGGGCCGTGAGCTCCAGGACGGCGGGCAGGAAGTCCGGCGGCTCCTCGCCGGTGGTCTCCAGGCCGTGTGCGCGGTAGAGCTCCTCGGAGGGCGCCGGAGCGGCCTCGCGCCAGGCGCTCAGATACAGGCTGTGCTCCTGCCCGGCCTCGAACACCTCGACGTAGTGCGCGGCCAGCTCCCTCGGCGGGGTGACGGCCGCGTGGTCGGCGAACTCCCGCAGCTGCGGGGCGGCTTCGCGCAGCAGTGGCAGCCGGGCGCGGAAGTCGTCGTCGGGGTACATCAGGCACAGCGCGGCCGCCTGGTACAGCACCTCGAATCCGGGCATGGGACCTCCTTCGCGTGCGCTTGCCGGCCTGCCCGCCATCCCGACGCTAGGGCCGGGCCGGGGAGCGCACCTGCCGACGGGGCCCGTACGGGTCAGAACCCGTGCCATGACGTCAGGGCGGGGGAGGGGCTCAGTACCGCTCCCGGTACTCCCGCAGCAGCTCGTCCGTGCGCTGTGCCGAACCCGCCCCGGCCGTCATGTGGTCCAGCACCTCCAGATGCGCCGAGACCTCCTTGCGGGAGTCCAGGTACAGCGCGCCGGTCAGATACTCGGTGAAGACCATGTCGGGCAGTTCCGGCTCGGCGAAGCGGAACAGCGAGAAGGGGGCGTACGTCCCCGGATGCGGGCCGTCGGCGAACTCGGCGATCTGAAGGGTGACCCGGTCGCGCGCGGCGTACTCCAGCAGCTTGTCCAGCTGCTCGCGCATCACCCGGCCGTCGACGCTCACCGGGCGGCGCAGCACCGTCTCGTCCATGATCACCCACAGGTGCGGGGAATCGGGGCGGTCCAGCAGGCGCTGCCGCTCCATCCGCAGCGACACATGCCGCTCCACGGCTTCCGGCCCGGCGTTCGCGATGGTCCCGGCCTGCAGCACGGCCCGCGCGTACCCCTCGGTCTGCAGCAGCCCCGGCACGAAGTGCGGCTCGTACGACCGGATGATCCGCGCGGCGCCCTCCAGGCTCACGTACAGGCTGAACCACTCCGGCAGCACGTCGTGGAACCGCTGCCACCAGCCCGGCCGGTTCGCCTCCTCGGCGAGGTCGACGAACGCGGTCACCTCGTCCTCGGCCACGCCGTACGCCGTCAGCAGGATCTGCACGTACGGGATCTTCAGCGCGACGTCGGCGGTCTCCATGCGGCGGACGGTCGCCGGGGCGACCCGCAGCACCTTGGCGGCCTCGTCACGGCTGAGGCCCGCGGCCTCGCGCAGCTCTTGCAGCCGCTTGCCCAGGACCACCTGGCCCACGGTGGGTGCGGCCCGCCGTTCACTCACGCCACGCCTCCCCAACGTGCCCAAGCCTGCGATCAGTCTGTCACGTCCGGGCGGCCGCATCACAGGGCTCGCACCGAGAAGATCGCCGGAAGCGGAGGAGAGGCAGCGGCATTACCCCGCGGGTAATCGACCGGACGCCGCCGGAACGGGATCGTGAACGCACCGGGTCCCGGGCCGGCGCACTCCGGCCCGGGCCCCGGCCCCAGCCGCCGCACCACAGACCCACGGAGGGTGATTCCCCATGTCCGCCATCCAGCTCGCCGCACTCGCCCGGACCGTGGAGCCGCAGTCGATGCTGCGCCGCTTCCTCGCCCTGGACGCCGTCGTCACCGGCACCAACGCGCTCGCCTACCTGGCGTTCTCCGGCCCGCTGGGGCGGTTCCTCGGAGTCGATGCCACGCTGCTGCTCGCCCTGGGCGCCTTCCTCGCCCTCTACGCGGCGGTCGTCGGCCTGCTGGCAGCCCGCCGGCGGCCCCCGGCGCTCGGCGTGCGGGCCGTCGTCGAGGCCAACCTCGCCTGGTCGGCGGTGAGCCTCGCGGCCCTGGCGCTGTGGCTCACGCCGAGTACACCGGGCGCCGTGTGGACGGTGCTCCAGGCCCTGGCCGTGGCCGCATTCGCCGTCCTCCAGCGCCTTGCGCTGAGGGCACGTCAGAGCAGCGCCGTCTGAAGGTACTTGGCCGTCGCCGGGTCGGCCGGGAGCAGCGTCTCGATGGCCAGCTCGGCGACCGTCACGTCCATGGGCGTGTTGAACGTGGAGATCGAGGAGACGAACGACAGCGTCCGCCCCTCGTGCTCGATCCGCAGCGGCAGCGCGAAGTACGGCACCGGCTCCGACGGCTCGTCCGCCGGATCCGTGTCGGGCACCGGATACGCCGCGACCTCCTCGTACAGCGCCCGCAGCGGCTCCGAGCGGTGCAGCGCGATCTGCCGCTCCATCTGCTCCAGCAGATGCCCCCGCCAGGCGCGCAGGTTGCGGATGCGCGGCGCGAGGCCCTGCGGGTGCAGGGCCAGCCGCATCGCGTTCAGCGGCGGTTCGAGCAGCGCCTCGCCGACCCCGTCGACCAGCGTCATGACCCCCCGGTTGGCGGCCACCACGTTGTACAGCGCGTCCACCACCAGCGCCGGATACGGCTCGTAGCCGCCGATCAGCCGCTCGATGCCCTCCCGCAGCGCGCCCAGCGCCGGGTCGTCCAGCGGGGTCTCCGGGTAGCGCGGTGCGTAACCGGCCGCCAGCAGCAGCGCGTTGCGCTCCCGCACCGGGACGTCCAGATGCTCGGCCAGCCGCAGCACCATCTCCTCGCTGGGCCGGGAGCGGCCGGTCTCGACGAAGCTGATGTGCCGGGCCGAGGAGTCCGCGCGCAGGGCCAGCTCCAGCTGGCTGATCCGCCGCTGCTCCCTCCAGGCCCGCAGCAGGGGGCCCGCGCCCTTCTCGGCGGTGGACGGGTGAGTGGTCATGCCGGGACGGTAGTCGAGAACCGGTCGTGCCGGACAGGCACACCCTTCTGACCAGGGCCCCGGCCGCCCCGCTGTGGCAGGCTGGGAGGACCAGCAGCC
It encodes the following:
- a CDS encoding IS701 family transposase — its product is MGGDLADVRLWAGELDAVHERFVHRFSRSEPRESALAYMRGLIAPLQRKNGWTLAEEAGHEGPDRIHRMLNRIEWDADEVLDDVRQYVVDNLGDQDAVLVVDDTGFLKKGTRSAGVQRQYSGTAGRTENCQVGVFLAYATSRGRTLIDRRLYLPASWTDDRERCRRAGVDDEVAFETKVAMAKAMVRRAMADRVPFRWVTADAAYGFSKGWRSELERADVFHVMATTRHDTVVTRWAIDHPVHDLFNGLARQKWKRRSCGTGAHGPRIYDWARVEVRPWHRPDRRHWVLARRSVSRPGEISYYIAYCPVEATLDDLIRIAGSRWAIEECFQSAKQECGLDDYQVRRYPGWHRHMTLAMAAHACLTVLRARELDAGKAETDPPSSSTSASPRYDG
- a CDS encoding LamG domain-containing protein, whose translation is MTTGTGVAQAADNLPPKQPLVQDMKTGHKACATGDDKAYVSEPPVLSAVLHDPAEDNHPSEANLVKGEFEAWWTDADGVEQRLTRTTLEGHSGDPQRWHMREGSVPPNTVISWRVRANDGKATSPWSSEGDGSVCEFVYDDENPEKATISSPEYPENVFWVDGVGVYGHFTMDSPSDDVVSYTYGFIGGPYGTVRPERPGGPVTIPFLPLDSGPESLTVRAIDRAGRSSGQSSYDFMVKSGRAPVAHWPLADAKGATSADAEAGTDAAAGSGVTFGAPAPARTKLTASAALDGSSHGYLTTDAPAVADPRKSFAVSAWARPAETDRNMTVAGQDAGQAAAFALGLSARGETPDWSFTVGGATVSGGAPETGEWAHLLGVYDAETGKAQLYVNGHEVGTGAGATPTATAGAFQIGRVRDGNGYHDRWHGELGGVRVHDRVVVPDEVSELAYRKPSLLGHWSLETARDGASPELNGGAPLKLGSGATLYRVPDDSCEPWLDPDCVPVPTPLVGDGHLALDGKTGHAIAEGPVVDTSDSFTIGVVVRLADAEPEGPMTVLSLPGERTDAFKVRYQPEQHAWQLVMPHRDEHGAPETVVAQLEMADGGEGLGHRLAVVYDDATDKVRLYLDGRAGADATADLSDGWRGSGPLQIGRARMGDGWGEYLHGDVDEVHAFAGALTDDDIPFLGSGVEPCFC
- a CDS encoding IS701 family transposase — its product is MGGDLADVRLWAGELDAVHERFVHRFSRSEPRESALAYMRGLIAPLQRKNGWTLAEEAGHEGPDRIHRMLNRIEWDADEVLDDVRQYVVDNLGDQDAVLVVDDTGFLKKGTRSAGVQRQYSGTAGRTENCQVGVFLAYATSRGRTLIDRRLYLPASWTDDRERCRRAGVDDEVAFETKVAMAKAMVRRAMADRVPFRWVTADAAYGFSKGWRSELERADVFHVMATTRHDTVVTRWAIDHPVHDLFNGLARQKWKRRSCGTGAHGPRIYDWARVEVRPWHRPDRRHWVLARRSVSRPGEISYYIAYCPVEATLDDLIRIAGSRWAIEECFQSAKQECGLDDYQVRRYPGWHRHMTLAMAAHACLTVLRARELDAGKAETDPPSSSTSASPRYDG
- a CDS encoding nitrate reductase molybdenum cofactor assembly chaperone, encoding MPGFEVLYQAAALCLMYPDDDFRARLPLLREAAPQLREFADHAAVTPPRELAAHYVEVFEAGQEHSLYLSAWREAAPAPSEELYRAHGLETTGEEPPDFLPAVLELTARTGSDGLLTEHRDGLDRLRSRLTDFGTPYATVLDAVCATLPPAHTEA
- a CDS encoding helix-turn-helix domain-containing protein, whose amino-acid sequence is MSERRAAPTVGQVVLGKRLQELREAAGLSRDEAAKVLRVAPATVRRMETADVALKIPYVQILLTAYGVAEDEVTAFVDLAEEANRPGWWQRFHDVLPEWFSLYVSLEGAARIIRSYEPHFVPGLLQTEGYARAVLQAGTIANAGPEAVERHVSLRMERQRLLDRPDSPHLWVIMDETVLRRPVSVDGRVMREQLDKLLEYAARDRVTLQIAEFADGPHPGTYAPFSLFRFAEPELPDMVFTEYLTGALYLDSRKEVSAHLEVLDHMTAGAGSAQRTDELLREYRERY
- a CDS encoding helix-turn-helix domain-containing protein, which produces MTTHPSTAEKGAGPLLRAWREQRRISQLELALRADSSARHISFVETGRSRPSEEMVLRLAEHLDVPVRERNALLLAAGYAPRYPETPLDDPALGALREGIERLIGGYEPYPALVVDALYNVVAANRGVMTLVDGVGEALLEPPLNAMRLALHPQGLAPRIRNLRAWRGHLLEQMERQIALHRSEPLRALYEEVAAYPVPDTDPADEPSEPVPYFALPLRIEHEGRTLSFVSSISTFNTPMDVTVAELAIETLLPADPATAKYLQTALL